In a single window of the Litorilituus sediminis genome:
- the maoP gene encoding DUF413 domain-containing protein, with the protein METLIRKGKATFFGDRSFAHGISRSGHFNKRESEELAIYGATLEGLHQGTLFPENEEESQFIMEVQQAGEGQLYLSNLWKKYLRAVEKSRVHHGFSRSHGRTRDINSNEHLFI; encoded by the coding sequence ATGGAAACATTAATTAGAAAAGGTAAGGCAACATTTTTTGGTGATCGTTCTTTCGCACATGGTATCTCTCGTAGCGGTCATTTTAATAAACGCGAGTCTGAAGAATTAGCAATCTATGGGGCAACGTTAGAAGGCTTACATCAGGGAACATTATTTCCCGAAAATGAAGAAGAATCTCAGTTTATTATGGAAGTACAGCAAGCAGGTGAAGGCCAGTTATACTTAAGCAACTTATGGAAAAAGTATTTAAGAGCGGTTGAAAAGAGCCGAGTGCATCATGGTTTTTCTAGAAGCCATGGTAGAACAAGAGATATCAATAGTAACGAGCATCTTTTTATTTAA
- the speA gene encoding biosynthetic arginine decarboxylase yields MSKPTNQKKAWSIADAEQLYRVKRWSNGYFDIGECGNLMVVPRYNEANLKINMREVIDEMQAKNIAFPAVIRFHDILRSQVELINKTFRSVIEDSDYEGKYFGVFPVKVNQMREVIEEIVDVGNRFNYGLEAGSKPELAAALAYNTNNDSLTILNGYKDEEYLRLALLGRKIGRKVVIVIEKFSELNMLVKLAKSMDVRPIIGLRIKMMVKGRGKWESSSGERAKFGLSIGEILTAISLCEQENLLDCVQLLHFHIGSQLTDIRAIKEAVQEAATVYTQLIKRGVPIQYVDVGGGLAVDYDGSQSTNDSSCNYDLSQYVADIVTGFKQNCDLQSVPHPHLVSESGRAITAHHSCVVTKVIGEINPGGTQFPTKKVTGEHIIVTNMRDIYQGLNDDNYQEAYNHIVPLKEQAIQAFKLGVLSLEEVAKTETLYWSTLNAIESITEHLNFIPEELKEIPELLSSQYLANFSVFQSAADSWAIEQVLPVVPISRLNEKPSKLCSLVDITCDSDGKIDKFIGDETVANNVPLHKLNKDEDYFIGLFLTGAYQDVMGDMHNLFGRLNEVHIVSYDDDPKDFYIEEVVKGSSMENVLSTMQYTPEIMAQSVKRAIDRKIQQGQIKPREGVDLIDFYEDCLRGYTYLK; encoded by the coding sequence ATGAGCAAACCAACAAATCAAAAAAAAGCCTGGAGCATAGCTGACGCAGAACAGCTTTACCGGGTAAAACGCTGGAGTAACGGCTATTTCGATATTGGCGAGTGTGGCAACTTAATGGTTGTTCCTCGCTACAACGAAGCGAATTTGAAAATTAATATGCGTGAAGTGATTGATGAAATGCAGGCGAAAAACATTGCCTTTCCTGCAGTAATACGCTTTCACGATATTTTACGCTCGCAAGTAGAGCTAATAAATAAAACCTTTCGTAGTGTCATTGAAGACAGTGATTATGAAGGCAAGTACTTTGGTGTATTCCCGGTAAAAGTTAACCAAATGCGCGAGGTTATTGAAGAAATCGTTGATGTCGGTAATCGCTTTAACTATGGCCTAGAAGCGGGTTCAAAACCTGAATTAGCCGCCGCTTTAGCATACAACACCAACAATGATTCACTAACCATTTTAAATGGCTACAAAGATGAAGAGTACCTGCGCTTAGCCTTACTGGGCAGAAAAATTGGCCGTAAAGTAGTTATCGTGATTGAAAAGTTTAGCGAACTTAACATGCTAGTAAAGCTCGCTAAATCTATGGATGTTAGACCAATTATCGGCCTGCGCATTAAAATGATGGTCAAAGGTCGTGGTAAGTGGGAAAGCTCAAGCGGCGAGCGCGCTAAATTTGGTTTAAGTATAGGTGAAATATTAACCGCGATTAGCTTATGCGAGCAGGAAAATCTACTTGATTGCGTACAGTTACTGCATTTTCATATTGGTAGCCAATTAACCGATATTCGCGCCATTAAAGAAGCGGTGCAAGAAGCAGCCACGGTATACACGCAATTAATCAAGCGCGGCGTGCCGATTCAATATGTTGACGTTGGCGGTGGCCTAGCTGTCGATTACGATGGCTCACAGTCCACTAATGATTCTTCCTGTAACTACGACTTAAGCCAATACGTTGCTGATATTGTCACCGGCTTTAAACAAAACTGTGATTTGCAATCGGTACCACATCCGCATTTAGTTAGCGAAAGTGGCAGGGCAATTACCGCGCATCACTCTTGTGTAGTTACTAAAGTTATTGGTGAAATTAACCCGGGCGGGACGCAATTTCCAACCAAAAAGGTCACGGGCGAGCACATTATTGTTACCAATATGCGTGATATCTACCAAGGACTAAATGATGATAATTATCAAGAAGCGTACAACCATATTGTTCCTTTAAAAGAGCAAGCAATACAGGCATTTAAGCTTGGGGTATTATCCCTTGAAGAGGTCGCAAAAACAGAAACCCTTTACTGGAGTACTCTTAATGCTATTGAGAGCATTACTGAGCACCTCAACTTTATTCCTGAAGAGCTAAAAGAAATTCCTGAATTGCTATCCTCTCAGTATTTAGCCAACTTTTCTGTGTTTCAATCTGCGGCAGATTCATGGGCAATTGAGCAAGTGCTACCGGTTGTGCCTATTTCAAGGTTGAATGAAAAGCCAAGTAAACTCTGTAGTTTAGTGGATATTACCTGTGATAGTGATGGCAAAATTGATAAGTTTATCGGTGATGAAACCGTTGCTAATAATGTGCCTTTGCATAAGTTAAATAAAGATGAAGATTATTTTATCGGCTTATTTTTAACGGGTGCTTATCAGGATGTGATGGGCGACATGCATAACTTATTTGGCCGCTTAAATGAGGTACATATTGTGAGTTATGATGATGATCCAAAAGATTTTTACATTGAGGAAGTAGTAAAAGGCTCCTCGATGGAAAATGTCTTATCAACTATGCAATATACGCCAGAAATTATGGCGCAATCAGTAAAACGAGCCATTGATAGAAAAATTCAACAAGGGCAAATAAAGCCGCGTGAAGGCGTGGATTTAATCGACTTTTATGAAGATTGTTTGCGTGGTTACACTTATCTTAAGTAG
- the gshB gene encoding glutathione synthase produces MKICFIMYPWSDIEPETDSTLRLIHECVKRGHTVAISTVNNLTIRDSVASAFCDVFTKKTKYSDNVVSFYKTADFKRAQLPLAGFDAVIMRANPPLDTLALNFLDSVRGDTFIMNDLDGLRVANNKIYTASFQDTESEFIPATHVSKNRDYLERIFDESDSDKMILKPLDGYGGRGVIVLEKSARQSFRSLLDFYIGGDEQGKGSNYVILQDYVHGAHEGDVRILMLNGEPIGAMKRVPATNDVRSNVHAGGKVVKHKLTAQEKKLCKYIGPKLVRDGLYFTGIDVIGGKLIEVNVMSPGGIVRINKLNRVKLQAQVIDFVESVVQAKEFVMNRKTEFRQVIEDANAI; encoded by the coding sequence ATGAAAATTTGTTTTATTATGTACCCTTGGTCTGATATTGAGCCTGAAACAGATTCAACATTACGATTAATTCATGAATGTGTAAAACGCGGGCACACCGTGGCTATTTCAACGGTAAATAACCTTACCATTCGTGATAGTGTCGCCAGTGCCTTTTGTGATGTTTTTACTAAGAAAACAAAATATTCAGATAATGTGGTGAGTTTTTATAAAACGGCTGACTTTAAGCGTGCACAATTGCCTTTAGCAGGCTTTGATGCCGTTATTATGCGCGCCAACCCTCCGTTAGATACCTTGGCATTAAACTTCCTTGATTCGGTGCGTGGTGATACCTTTATCATGAACGACCTGGACGGCTTGCGTGTTGCCAACAATAAAATTTACACGGCATCGTTTCAAGATACTGAAAGTGAGTTTATTCCTGCCACTCATGTATCAAAAAATCGTGACTATTTAGAGCGCATTTTTGATGAATCAGATAGCGACAAAATGATTTTGAAGCCTCTTGACGGCTATGGCGGTAGAGGTGTTATTGTTTTAGAAAAAAGTGCTCGGCAAAGTTTTAGATCTCTACTTGATTTTTATATTGGTGGTGATGAACAAGGTAAGGGTAGTAACTATGTTATTTTACAAGATTATGTTCATGGCGCGCATGAAGGTGATGTTCGTATTTTAATGTTAAATGGTGAACCCATTGGTGCGATGAAACGAGTACCGGCCACAAATGATGTTCGTTCAAATGTTCATGCTGGCGGAAAAGTCGTTAAGCATAAATTAACCGCACAAGAGAAAAAGCTATGTAAATACATAGGTCCTAAGCTGGTTCGAGATGGCTTATACTTTACTGGTATTGATGTTATTGGCGGTAAGTTAATTGAAGTCAATGTAATGAGCCCAGGTGGTATCGTTAGGATTAATAAGCTAAATCGCGTCAAGCTGCAAGCGCAAGTGATCGACTTTGTTGAAAGTGTGGTGCAGGCTAAAGAGTTTGTTATGAACCGAAAAACCGAATTTAGACAGGTTATTGAAGATGCTAACGCTATCTGA
- a CDS encoding LysR family transcriptional regulator: protein MDIRVFKTFIAVAENKHFGKAATNLYITQAAVSARIKQLEEFYATQLIIREKNNLRLTPSGESLLAHAYLMVSQLEQSKLSISIANQQKIAFNIAATPNVWDAFFSYRIHEAIEIFENVALGTEISVLDAIQRKLDDRTLDVGLLMDPIKDDGFSNELIGHFDLSLVGSRANFDKEVEDYILVDWGITFHKEHALHHKVIPSFKTSTAMIALEVMLSKGGFAYLPTEFITEQLNSKTLFEIDAPVQIKRPIFMVYKKSNNNKELINQFKRLLLTIQ from the coding sequence ATGGATATTCGAGTATTTAAAACCTTTATTGCCGTGGCGGAAAACAAACACTTTGGCAAGGCAGCAACAAATTTATACATAACACAAGCAGCGGTTAGTGCTCGTATTAAACAACTTGAAGAATTTTATGCAACCCAACTAATTATTCGCGAGAAAAACAACTTACGATTAACCCCGTCAGGCGAATCACTACTGGCTCACGCTTACCTAATGGTAAGTCAACTGGAGCAGTCAAAATTATCCATCTCAATTGCCAATCAGCAAAAAATTGCTTTTAATATCGCGGCAACACCTAACGTGTGGGATGCTTTTTTTAGTTACCGCATCCATGAGGCTATTGAGATATTTGAAAATGTTGCTCTAGGCACGGAGATATCTGTGCTTGATGCAATTCAGCGAAAACTAGACGATAGAACACTTGATGTTGGCTTATTAATGGATCCAATCAAAGATGATGGCTTTAGCAATGAATTAATAGGCCATTTTGATCTTTCTTTAGTTGGCAGCCGCGCTAATTTTGATAAAGAGGTTGAAGATTACATTTTAGTTGACTGGGGAATAACCTTTCATAAAGAACATGCGCTTCATCATAAAGTAATTCCTAGCTTTAAAACATCAACTGCGATGATTGCGCTGGAAGTGATGCTATCTAAAGGAGGCTTTGCCTACTTACCAACTGAGTTCATTACAGAGCAACTTAATAGCAAAACCTTATTTGAAATAGACGCTCCCGTACAAATTAAGCGCCCCATTTTTATGGTATATAAGAAAAGTAATAACAACAAAGAGTTAATTAATCAATTCAAGCGTTTATTACTGACAATACAGTAG
- a CDS encoding flavohemoglobin expression-modulating QEGLA motif protein: MLTLSDEECIQLIKKRKCFHAEVNGGSFIVKIDEYTPLICAAIHNGQRLRAELSKLFLLSKQEKYHEEAPYTDELLSSFPIQLIANDSRFEYDLNRAKALSTYFKRANQKQIWQKSLTPKQRLISHQKHESFYKVLEAIVSVIEKQFGNAIVFDIHSYNYKQRDENTPTFNIGSEQIDVERWGQVIKHFERQLNKIELPNLDVSAETDKVFHGRGYFISHINAHFDNTLVLPIEVKKVFMDENSGELYPLVLEELKSGFKNAIGESAAFFMRRYTKKKSTQKADMLSSNISPELLALDKKLFSLCKSVETLNYINPINLLAQKNRFLKKNSYISPNFNYKQLNINPYKFREHLYKLPVDDVADAGIQQLYRHVIDNLASKIDLLASIGTDDFVYNSLKYYGEPNHTDIANAQFLLHINDEQEEDDQLYFNADEAVDYFADQAKAWGLKCKVEKSAKIVAKAMVNNEKALLLINKDAQFSKKELHAFAYHELGIHMLTSINAKKHPLKVFSLGLTGNTHTQEGIAIYSEYCSGSLTIQRLKSLALRVIAVQYMLEHGDFVKTYHALMNDFSLAKEVAFTLTTRVYRGGGFTKDYLYLTGLRDILKVVKEQPLDNLLVGKTGLLDFDVVSEMVERGMLEKPIPLFDISYASSGDKVLNFIVNSIK; encoded by the coding sequence ATGCTAACGCTATCTGATGAAGAATGCATTCAGCTGATTAAAAAGCGTAAATGCTTTCATGCTGAAGTTAATGGTGGCTCGTTTATTGTCAAAATAGACGAGTACACGCCGTTAATATGCGCGGCAATTCATAATGGTCAGAGGTTGCGCGCTGAGCTAAGTAAATTATTTTTACTGTCTAAACAAGAAAAGTACCATGAAGAAGCTCCTTATACAGACGAGCTCCTGTCTTCTTTTCCAATTCAGTTAATTGCTAATGACTCGCGCTTTGAGTATGACTTAAATCGCGCTAAGGCGTTATCAACGTACTTTAAAAGAGCAAATCAAAAACAAATTTGGCAAAAGTCATTAACACCAAAACAGCGTTTAATCAGTCATCAAAAGCATGAGTCTTTTTATAAGGTGCTCGAAGCGATAGTTTCAGTGATTGAAAAGCAATTTGGTAACGCCATTGTTTTTGATATTCATTCGTATAATTACAAACAACGAGATGAAAATACGCCCACATTTAACATTGGCTCTGAGCAAATTGATGTTGAACGCTGGGGGCAGGTCATTAAGCACTTTGAGCGTCAGCTCAATAAAATTGAATTACCTAACCTTGATGTGAGTGCAGAAACCGACAAGGTTTTTCATGGTAGAGGTTATTTTATTTCCCATATCAATGCGCATTTTGACAATACCTTAGTATTGCCAATTGAAGTAAAAAAAGTCTTTATGGATGAAAACTCAGGTGAGCTTTATCCGCTTGTGCTAGAGGAGCTCAAATCTGGTTTTAAAAATGCAATTGGTGAATCGGCTGCATTTTTTATGCGTCGTTATACTAAGAAAAAAAGCACGCAAAAAGCAGATATGCTCTCGTCCAATATTAGCCCTGAATTATTAGCGCTGGATAAAAAGCTATTTTCGCTATGCAAAAGTGTTGAGACATTAAATTATATTAATCCGATAAATTTGCTCGCGCAAAAAAATCGTTTTTTAAAGAAAAATAGTTATATCTCGCCAAACTTTAACTACAAGCAACTGAATATAAACCCTTATAAATTTCGTGAGCATTTATATAAGTTGCCGGTAGATGATGTCGCTGATGCCGGGATTCAGCAACTTTACCGTCATGTTATTGATAATTTAGCCAGTAAAATTGATTTGTTGGCATCTATTGGTACTGATGATTTTGTTTATAACTCGCTGAAATACTATGGTGAGCCAAATCATACTGACATAGCCAATGCTCAATTTTTACTGCATATCAATGATGAGCAAGAGGAAGATGATCAGCTTTATTTTAATGCCGATGAGGCGGTTGATTATTTCGCCGACCAGGCAAAAGCTTGGGGGCTTAAGTGTAAGGTAGAAAAGTCAGCAAAGATTGTTGCCAAAGCCATGGTCAATAATGAAAAAGCCTTATTATTAATCAATAAGGATGCGCAGTTTAGCAAAAAAGAGTTACACGCATTTGCTTATCATGAGTTAGGCATTCATATGCTGACCAGTATTAATGCTAAAAAGCATCCGTTAAAAGTATTTAGTTTAGGTTTAACAGGGAATACTCATACTCAAGAAGGTATTGCCATATACAGTGAATATTGCTCTGGTAGTTTAACAATACAAAGATTAAAAAGTTTAGCGCTTAGGGTGATTGCTGTTCAGTACATGTTAGAGCATGGCGACTTTGTTAAAACTTATCATGCCTTGATGAATGATTTTTCATTGGCAAAAGAGGTTGCTTTTACCTTAACAACGCGAGTGTATCGAGGTGGTGGCTTTACCAAAGATTATTTATATTTAACGGGGCTTAGAGATATCTTAAAGGTAGTGAAAGAGCAGCCGCTAGATAACTTATTAGTGGGTAAAACCGGCTTACTTGATTTTGATGTTGTTTCTGAAATGGTCGAGCGCGGTATGTTAGAAAAGCCCATACCTTTGTTTGATATTAGCTATGCATCCTCAGGGGATAAAGTGCTTAATTTTATAGTTAATTCAATAAAGTAG
- a CDS encoding adenosylmethionine decarboxylase: MYFEGSEKKAEIIIDSEQMSLLKDIDDSFWATLVEQCHAKILSTISNQTCKAFLLSESSLFVWADRIVILTCGVTKLVNSVEYFIAQIGQAKIKQVIYQRKNEYFSHEQLSCFGDDIKLLSQYVEGKALRFGELDSHHTYVFHQDNDFTASSTDKTYELLAYQISSQASIALTTPNLSAQEIRSFLAIDELLDGFIIDDFVFQPFGYSLNAIKDNDYLTIHVTPQESSSYVSFESNLNLLAMAPKILAILSPASFDILTFNEADFHGLTLKHIPSDYVSQSLVQSELTNGYQVAFANFIKPQTSYSQAKIIDINGENHAL; encoded by the coding sequence GTGTACTTTGAAGGCTCTGAAAAAAAGGCGGAGATTATTATTGATAGTGAGCAGATGTCCTTGCTCAAAGATATTGACGATAGTTTTTGGGCAACACTGGTTGAACAATGCCACGCAAAAATTCTTTCAACTATCAGTAATCAAACTTGCAAAGCCTTTTTATTATCTGAATCAAGCTTATTTGTTTGGGCTGATCGTATTGTAATTTTAACCTGCGGGGTAACTAAGTTAGTTAACTCAGTAGAATATTTTATTGCGCAAATTGGTCAAGCAAAAATTAAGCAGGTTATTTATCAACGTAAAAACGAATATTTTTCTCATGAGCAGCTTAGCTGCTTTGGTGATGATATTAAGTTATTAAGCCAATATGTTGAGGGTAAAGCGTTACGTTTTGGTGAGCTAGATAGCCATCATACTTATGTTTTTCATCAAGATAATGACTTTACCGCGAGTAGTACAGATAAAACGTATGAGCTGTTGGCCTATCAAATTAGCTCACAAGCATCTATTGCTTTAACTACGCCCAATTTATCTGCTCAAGAGATTCGCTCATTTTTAGCGATTGATGAATTATTAGATGGTTTTATCATTGATGATTTCGTTTTTCAGCCCTTTGGCTACTCGCTTAACGCCATTAAAGATAATGATTATTTAACCATTCATGTGACACCACAAGAAAGTAGTAGTTATGTGAGTTTTGAATCGAACCTTAATTTACTGGCGATGGCACCGAAAATTTTAGCGATTTTATCACCGGCATCATTTGATATTTTAACCTTTAATGAAGCTGATTTTCATGGGCTAACCTTAAAGCATATCCCAAGTGACTATGTCAGCCAGTCATTGGTGCAAAGTGAGCTAACTAACGGTTACCAAGTCGCCTTTGCTAATTTTATTAAGCCACAAACTAGCTATAGCCAAGCAAAAATTATTGATATTAACGGAGAAAACCATGCACTCTGA
- a CDS encoding ankyrin repeat domain-containing protein — MILSTKTFANGSLANCIKTERNIEGEELIKVKLYLSGKSKRGEYWQSDGILAAEIGDIAFIKNSNSSEVYFDALYVALSSKPELYDEIISLFPDINERSSYGVTPLMMAVSCNRVEIVKKLISQGADVNLKVPPDNYDSLIFGVFTQNPTLVNLLIEQGANCKDSILSNGLSVLGVAEKTSTAEVVNLIKQCLVKE; from the coding sequence ATGATCTTGTCAACAAAGACTTTTGCTAATGGAAGTTTAGCCAATTGTATTAAGACAGAGCGAAACATTGAGGGAGAAGAGCTTATTAAAGTTAAGCTGTATCTTTCTGGTAAATCTAAAAGAGGGGAATATTGGCAAAGTGATGGCATTTTGGCAGCTGAAATAGGTGATATTGCTTTCATAAAAAATAGCAATTCGTCAGAAGTTTATTTTGATGCACTTTATGTAGCTCTATCAAGTAAACCAGAACTATATGATGAAATTATCAGTCTATTTCCAGACATTAATGAGCGTTCAAGTTATGGCGTTACGCCATTAATGATGGCAGTTAGCTGCAACAGAGTAGAAATAGTTAAAAAGTTAATCTCTCAAGGGGCTGATGTTAACCTTAAAGTTCCGCCTGATAACTATGATTCATTGATTTTTGGTGTGTTTACACAAAACCCTACTTTGGTTAATTTACTTATTGAGCAAGGTGCTAACTGTAAAGATTCAATTTTATCAAATGGTTTATCTGTTTTAGGTGTTGCAGAAAAAACCTCAACTGCTGAAGTTGTCAATCTGATAAAGCAGTGCTTAGTAAAAGAATAG
- the speB gene encoding agmatinase encodes MLSKVKKVNISLEAAAIPYECSKTTNDIHANAVHLIGFGFDGTACFRKGTKAGPEALRAVSDGIESYSPYLDLDLEDVSFYDLGNLSTQVDEQGSEHATIAAQWQTATDDFFQLFSDAEIKNNHIKVLTLGGEHSISYAPLKTYLAQYPDLVVIHLDAHADLRDGYLGFHYSHAAIMRRALDHFGEQHQLIQYGIRSGTKEEYQWMSQHNTLKQSRQAFLASVEKIANTRPIYLTFDLDYFDPSFFPGTGTPEPGGEDFHSFVSLCKILRKKNFVGCDVVELSPEIDSTGNSDVFAAKVVRELILCLNENHQ; translated from the coding sequence ATGTTGAGCAAGGTTAAAAAAGTAAATATCTCTCTTGAAGCTGCCGCCATTCCCTATGAGTGCAGCAAAACAACAAATGACATTCATGCAAATGCAGTTCACCTAATCGGCTTTGGTTTTGATGGCACAGCATGCTTTCGCAAAGGCACTAAAGCTGGGCCTGAGGCACTGCGCGCCGTATCAGACGGTATTGAGTCTTATTCGCCTTATCTAGACTTGGATTTAGAAGATGTCAGCTTTTATGATTTAGGCAATTTATCAACTCAGGTAGATGAACAAGGCAGTGAACACGCCACCATTGCAGCGCAATGGCAAACGGCGACCGATGACTTTTTCCAGCTGTTTTCAGATGCCGAGATAAAAAATAATCATATTAAAGTGCTGACCTTAGGCGGTGAGCATTCAATTTCTTATGCGCCGCTAAAAACCTATTTAGCACAATACCCAGACTTAGTGGTTATTCACCTAGACGCCCATGCAGATTTACGTGATGGTTACTTAGGGTTTCATTACTCGCATGCTGCCATTATGCGCCGCGCTTTAGATCACTTTGGTGAACAGCACCAGTTAATTCAATACGGTATTCGCTCAGGTACTAAAGAAGAATACCAGTGGATGTCACAACACAATACGCTAAAACAAAGCCGACAAGCCTTTTTAGCAAGTGTGGAGAAAATCGCTAACACTCGGCCTATTTATCTCACTTTTGACTTAGATTACTTTGATCCTAGCTTTTTCCCCGGCACTGGCACACCTGAGCCAGGCGGTGAAGATTTTCATTCCTTTGTTAGCTTGTGCAAAATACTGCGCAAGAAAAACTTTGTTGGCTGTGATGTCGTTGAACTGTCACCTGAAATTGATAGCACAGGCAATAGCGATGTTTTTGCCGCCAAAGTTGTACGTGAACTTATTCTTTGCTTAAACGAAAACCACCAGTGA